The following are encoded in a window of Manihot esculenta cultivar AM560-2 chromosome 8, M.esculenta_v8, whole genome shotgun sequence genomic DNA:
- the LOC110620278 gene encoding glutathione S-transferase L3 isoform X1 translates to MAATAVDKSVTEQLPQVLDPTAEQPPLFDGTTRLYTAYICPFAQRVWITRNYKGLQDKIKLIPLNLQSRPAWYGEKVYPTNKVPALEHNGKIIGESLDLIKYLDSNFEGQSLLPDDPAKKEFAEELFAYTDTFNSIVFTSFKGDPAKEAGPAFDYLENALHKFDDGPFLLGQFSLVDIAYIPFVERFLPFLAEVFKYDLTAGRPKLAAWIEEINKFEAYKQTKLDPKEIVETFKKRFLVSS, encoded by the exons ATGGCTGCTACTGC TGTGGATAAGAGCGTGACAGAGCAATTGCCTCAAGTGCTGGATCCTACTGCTGAGCAACCTCCACTTTTCGATGGAACCACAag GCTGTATACCGCTTACATATGTCCATTTGCACAGCGAGTGTGGATCACCAGGAACTATAAG GGATTACAAGACAAGATCAAGCTAATTCCTCTCAACCTTCAAAGCAGACCTGCTTGGTATGGAGAAAAAGTTTACCCCACCAATAAG GTGCCAGCTTTGGAACACAACGGCAAAATCATTGGGGAGAGTCTTGATTTGATTAAATACCTAGACAGCAACTTTGAAGGGCAATCTCTTCTCCCTGAT GATCCTGCTAAAAAAGAGTTTGCTGAAGAGTTATTTGCCTACACTGATACATTCAACAGCATTGTGTTTACTTCATTTAAGGGAGATCCAGCAAAAGAAGCTG GTCCTGCTTTTGATTATTTGGAAAATGCTCTCCATAAATTTGATGATGGACCATTCTTGCTTGGCCAATTCAGTTTG GTGGATATAGCATATATTCCATTTGTTGAAAGGTTCCTTCCCTTCTTAGCAGAGGTGTTCAAATATGATCTCACTGCTGGCAGGCCTAAGCTTGCAGCTTGGATTGAG GAGATAAACAAGTTTGAGGCCTACAAGCAGACTAAGTTAGATCCAAAAGAGATTGTTGAAACATTCAAGAAGCGGTTTCTGGTGAGTAGCTAA
- the LOC110620278 gene encoding glutathione S-transferase L3 isoform X2 has translation MAATAVDKSVTEQLPQVLDPTAEQPPLFDGTTRLYTAYICPFAQRVWITRNYKGLQDKIKLIPLNLQSRPAWYGEKVYPTNKVPALEHNGKIIGESLDLIKYLDSNFEGQSLLPDDPAKKEFAEELFAYTDTFNSIVFTSFKGDPAKEAGPAFDYLENALHKFDDGPFLLGQFSLVDIAYIPFVERFLPFLAEVFKYDLTAGRPKLAAWIEEINKFEAYKQTKLDPKEIVETFKKRFLGQ, from the exons ATGGCTGCTACTGC TGTGGATAAGAGCGTGACAGAGCAATTGCCTCAAGTGCTGGATCCTACTGCTGAGCAACCTCCACTTTTCGATGGAACCACAag GCTGTATACCGCTTACATATGTCCATTTGCACAGCGAGTGTGGATCACCAGGAACTATAAG GGATTACAAGACAAGATCAAGCTAATTCCTCTCAACCTTCAAAGCAGACCTGCTTGGTATGGAGAAAAAGTTTACCCCACCAATAAG GTGCCAGCTTTGGAACACAACGGCAAAATCATTGGGGAGAGTCTTGATTTGATTAAATACCTAGACAGCAACTTTGAAGGGCAATCTCTTCTCCCTGAT GATCCTGCTAAAAAAGAGTTTGCTGAAGAGTTATTTGCCTACACTGATACATTCAACAGCATTGTGTTTACTTCATTTAAGGGAGATCCAGCAAAAGAAGCTG GTCCTGCTTTTGATTATTTGGAAAATGCTCTCCATAAATTTGATGATGGACCATTCTTGCTTGGCCAATTCAGTTTG GTGGATATAGCATATATTCCATTTGTTGAAAGGTTCCTTCCCTTCTTAGCAGAGGTGTTCAAATATGATCTCACTGCTGGCAGGCCTAAGCTTGCAGCTTGGATTGAG GAGATAAACAAGTTTGAGGCCTACAAGCAGACTAAGTTAGATCCAAAAGAGATTGTTGAAACATTCAAGAAGCGGTTTCTG GGTCAGTAA